A stretch of Maridesulfovibrio zosterae DSM 11974 DNA encodes these proteins:
- a CDS encoding SidJ-related pseudokinase, with protein sequence MEKTQATAYALGLTPEREFSAAYMDLRNLRGLLQKEPDCADNTVISAVWDILIEQRYSEQRMSQLLYRECAKVLAAVGSGSSDQSISRMALQMQIQAASTCKEYASIEASGGLGLLPFDVCLPEHPAPFSGFAPSIKWENLLKLAEVQGTPVFSGRSAVMKSSGDNQIFAVKILRKGEDPNSLHMEGRWMDMLQHDALKCEVRFDCPRPYTISGHVVFRIVGLPEEAPDNLHEECYAMGYHAHSDYFVYPNDDRVDKRSSAFDLLEIMGRNSYILGRLAGQGVVHDAPIPLFHNRVQATRRTDEGIYEWRRFGRLDRWLDSCRYPNFGLSGLRDFEHFQLIKPGRDSFYWAIGSHFMSVLLVLGSWFRAQEPELCGLDEKGNPVDARHLFDPEFFEQAIMECFSHYYSGFTGKIFQGEINLHLTELVESMINEMGVDNHMFEFMRVVDQEILEDEEFRKYLVKCGMAPEKAHSIEKNKEDIPLTTGPHLGNFNGAISLPEIIEWSAMAAGCCIAAKSLGDRWSL encoded by the coding sequence TTGGAAAAAACGCAAGCAACTGCCTATGCATTAGGGTTGACGCCTGAAAGAGAATTCAGTGCAGCATATATGGATTTGAGAAATTTGAGAGGGCTGCTGCAAAAAGAGCCTGACTGTGCCGATAATACTGTTATCAGTGCTGTATGGGATATTCTTATAGAGCAAAGGTACAGTGAACAGCGTATGTCCCAGCTTTTATACCGTGAATGTGCCAAGGTTCTTGCTGCAGTAGGGTCTGGAAGTTCAGATCAGTCCATATCTCGTATGGCTTTACAGATGCAGATTCAGGCTGCTTCGACCTGCAAAGAATACGCATCTATCGAAGCTTCCGGAGGTCTTGGACTCCTGCCTTTTGATGTCTGCCTGCCGGAACATCCAGCTCCATTTAGTGGTTTTGCACCGTCTATCAAATGGGAGAATCTGCTTAAATTGGCAGAGGTACAGGGGACTCCAGTTTTCTCCGGGCGCAGTGCGGTGATGAAATCTTCCGGTGATAATCAGATTTTTGCGGTTAAAATTTTACGTAAAGGTGAAGATCCAAACAGTCTCCACATGGAGGGACGCTGGATGGATATGTTGCAGCATGATGCCCTTAAGTGTGAAGTTCGCTTTGACTGCCCGCGTCCATACACCATATCCGGTCATGTTGTGTTCAGGATAGTTGGCCTTCCAGAGGAAGCTCCTGATAATCTGCATGAAGAATGTTATGCTATGGGATACCATGCCCATAGCGATTACTTTGTTTATCCTAATGATGACCGGGTAGATAAACGCAGTTCAGCTTTTGATCTGTTGGAAATAATGGGCCGTAATTCCTATATTCTCGGCAGACTTGCGGGGCAGGGGGTTGTACACGATGCCCCTATTCCTCTATTTCATAACAGGGTGCAGGCTACACGGCGTACTGATGAAGGTATCTATGAATGGCGGAGATTCGGACGGCTGGACCGCTGGCTTGATTCCTGCCGCTATCCAAATTTCGGTTTATCAGGTTTGCGTGACTTTGAACATTTTCAATTAATTAAACCGGGGCGTGATTCATTTTACTGGGCTATAGGTTCTCATTTTATGTCTGTACTCCTTGTGCTGGGAAGCTGGTTCAGAGCGCAGGAACCGGAACTTTGCGGTCTTGACGAAAAAGGCAATCCCGTTGATGCCCGCCATTTGTTTGATCCTGAATTTTTTGAGCAGGCGATTATGGAGTGCTTCAGCCATTATTATAGTGGATTTACAGGTAAAATATTTCAAGGTGAAATAAATCTCCATCTTACTGAGTTGGTTGAGTCAATGATCAATGAGATGGGCGTTGATAATCATATGTTCGAATTTATGCGTGTGGTGGATCAGGAAATACTAGAAGATGAAGAGTTTCGTAAATACCTTGTTAAATGCGGTATGGCCCCTGAAAAAGCGCATAGTATAGAGAAAAATAAAGAAGACATTCCACTGACTACAGGTCCGCATCTGGGCAATTTTAACGGAGCTATTTCACTTCCTGAAATAATAGAATGGTCAGCCATGGCTGCCGGATGCTGTATTGCTGCTAAATCTTTGGGAGACAGGTGGAGTCTTTAG
- a CDS encoding 30S ribosomal protein S1: protein MSEKNLETNGEENFAELFEAFQSESNDNLQVGDQIKGTVISITKDSVFIDTGSKVDGVVSRDELTNEEGELTVNDGDNVELYVISMNNNEIVLSKAMSGAGGLNMLREAYENNVPVEGKVSETCKGGFRITMMHRKVFCPVSQIDTTFVEDAESFVGSTHNFQIIKFEENGRNIVVSRRVLLEQEQEKVREQFVKDVQPDAVMDGKVTKLMPFGAFVELAPGVEGMVHVSELSWSRSSKPEDVVQPGDEVTVRILSMEPRNDGKGLKISLSLKQLQADPWDEVGTKFAAGDKLTGTVIRCADFGVFVEIAPGIEGLVHISEMSYTKRVHKPEDEVTPGQEVAIMIKDIDPVKRRIGLSMKDAAGDPWLDVADTFKVGQEVEGTVENKAEFGIFINLAPGITGLLPMSRISRSGKQAELESLKPGDKVKVSIEELNTSDRKVTLTAGEATKQEGDSDWKEYAKSAPSKKTAPRKSSQGKSSPRVTSGDSGGFGGLLGAKLQEAMKNKK, encoded by the coding sequence ATGTCCGAGAAAAACTTGGAAACAAATGGCGAAGAGAACTTTGCCGAACTGTTTGAAGCCTTCCAGTCTGAATCCAACGACAATCTTCAGGTCGGTGACCAGATCAAGGGAACTGTAATTTCCATCACCAAAGACTCTGTGTTTATTGACACAGGTTCAAAAGTTGACGGAGTTGTATCCCGCGATGAACTGACCAATGAGGAAGGTGAACTGACCGTTAACGACGGAGATAATGTAGAACTCTACGTAATCTCCATGAACAACAATGAAATCGTCCTTTCCAAAGCCATGTCCGGCGCAGGTGGACTCAATATGCTGCGTGAAGCATATGAGAACAATGTACCTGTTGAAGGCAAGGTTAGTGAAACTTGCAAAGGCGGTTTCAGAATTACGATGATGCATCGCAAGGTGTTCTGTCCCGTCAGCCAGATTGACACAACTTTTGTTGAAGATGCTGAAAGCTTCGTTGGCAGCACCCACAATTTTCAGATCATCAAGTTCGAAGAAAACGGTCGCAACATTGTTGTTTCCCGCAGAGTTCTTCTCGAACAGGAGCAGGAAAAAGTCCGCGAGCAGTTTGTTAAGGATGTACAGCCAGATGCTGTTATGGATGGTAAGGTTACCAAACTCATGCCTTTCGGTGCGTTTGTTGAACTTGCTCCCGGCGTTGAAGGTATGGTTCACGTTTCCGAGCTTAGCTGGTCACGTTCGTCCAAACCCGAAGATGTTGTGCAGCCCGGTGATGAGGTTACAGTTCGTATCCTTTCCATGGAACCACGCAATGATGGTAAAGGTTTGAAAATCAGCCTTTCCCTCAAACAGCTTCAGGCTGATCCATGGGACGAAGTCGGCACTAAATTTGCCGCTGGTGACAAGCTGACCGGAACAGTGATCCGTTGTGCAGATTTCGGCGTATTTGTTGAAATCGCCCCCGGCATCGAAGGTCTGGTTCACATTTCTGAAATGAGCTACACCAAACGCGTGCATAAACCTGAAGATGAAGTTACCCCCGGTCAGGAAGTAGCTATCATGATTAAAGATATTGATCCGGTTAAACGCCGTATCGGTCTATCCATGAAAGACGCTGCTGGAGATCCTTGGCTGGATGTTGCTGACACCTTCAAAGTGGGTCAGGAAGTGGAAGGAACTGTTGAAAATAAAGCTGAATTCGGCATTTTCATCAACCTCGCACCCGGTATAACCGGACTGCTGCCCATGTCCCGCATTTCACGTTCAGGAAAACAGGCTGAACTTGAATCCCTAAAACCTGGTGATAAGGTTAAAGTTTCCATCGAGGAACTCAATACCTCTGACCGCAAGGTCACTCTCACTGCAGGTGAAGCAACTAAACAGGAAGGCGACAGTGACTGGAAAGAATATGCCAAGTCTGCACCTTCAAAGAAAACAGCCCCACGCAAATCGTCTCAAGGTAAATCAAGCCCTAGAGTAACCTCCGGTGATTCCGGTGGATTTGGCGGTCTGCTCGGTGCTAAGCTTCAAGAAGCCATGAAAAATAAAAAATAG
- the pbpC gene encoding penicillin-binding protein 1C translates to MLKKIILILSGIIFCFVAAFYVLDLCSPFPEHKLHPETATVVKDRKGGVLRIFLPPDGARRMHTELKDISPILKKSLIASEDSWFEYHPGINFFSAIRAAVTNIIAGRIVSGASTIPMQIARMAEPKPRTFYSKLIESFRAVQLKLHHTNDELLEIYLNMLPYGGNIEGVGAAAHFYFGHAPSILSLGESALLTTIPRGPVYYDPLRHPQQAMEGRNQVMLQLKKKGVFPTEEVERNLKLPLPKQVRHIPLKAPHFGRMVFERCGSSAEIYTTLDFPLQEAAQDIVKTHVARLRMQDIDNAACVIIHIPTREIIALVGSADFFEHSYGGAIDLTETKRSPGSTLKPFLYALAFDQGKLTPQTFLYDIPVDYSGYSPENYDRTWKGQITVKQALAKSLNVPAVNTLALTGVAEFIDLLKEGGISTLDKSPMQYGLPLALGGCEIKLTELTNLYASLADHGRYRQLSFTPANKKIETQLISPEAAWMTINILSSVTRPDMNETWMLTRDMPETAWKTGTSFGHRDAWALGISGDYAIGVWVGNPDGRPRKGISGAMHAGPILFDLLRTAAPGGKLPPSPEGSGITEVKVCAHSHQLPGPFCTELATMQILAGKTVLHPCKLCRQIFVDARSGYRLSGECLDRQNIRKKIIRTIPAKLAHWRSENNLEVPQMPPLAPDCDLIPAGIAPQIISPATNTPYLLRKDTPLKFQKISLKAEAGSDSGRLHWFLDGRLIGEGPSDKKLFAEVGIGRHRISVSDEIGRTDSVKFEVR, encoded by the coding sequence ATGCTAAAAAAAATTATTCTTATTTTATCGGGAATTATCTTCTGTTTTGTTGCGGCATTCTATGTTTTAGATTTGTGCTCACCTTTTCCCGAACATAAACTCCATCCTGAAACTGCTACAGTGGTGAAAGACCGTAAAGGAGGCGTGCTGCGCATTTTTCTGCCACCGGATGGAGCCAGGCGCATGCATACTGAATTAAAGGACATCTCACCCATATTAAAAAAATCTTTAATTGCCTCCGAAGACAGCTGGTTTGAATACCATCCGGGGATAAACTTTTTCTCAGCAATCAGAGCAGCTGTTACAAATATAATTGCCGGACGGATTGTGTCAGGAGCCTCGACCATCCCGATGCAGATAGCGCGCATGGCAGAACCCAAACCCCGTACTTTTTATTCCAAATTAATTGAATCATTCAGGGCTGTGCAACTTAAGCTTCATCACACCAATGATGAACTGCTGGAAATATATTTGAATATGCTTCCCTACGGCGGAAATATTGAAGGGGTTGGAGCTGCTGCACACTTCTATTTCGGTCATGCCCCTTCTATCCTATCTCTAGGAGAATCAGCTTTACTGACAACTATCCCACGTGGTCCGGTTTACTATGATCCCTTGAGACATCCACAGCAGGCAATGGAAGGCCGTAACCAAGTTATGCTTCAATTGAAAAAAAAAGGAGTTTTTCCTACTGAAGAAGTAGAACGTAATCTGAAACTGCCACTACCAAAACAAGTAAGACACATCCCGCTCAAGGCCCCTCACTTTGGTCGTATGGTATTTGAGCGATGCGGCAGTTCTGCTGAAATTTATACAACTCTCGACTTCCCCTTACAGGAAGCTGCGCAAGACATCGTCAAAACTCATGTAGCCCGTTTGCGCATGCAGGATATTGATAATGCAGCCTGCGTTATCATTCATATTCCTACCAGAGAAATCATAGCCTTGGTCGGTTCGGCAGACTTTTTTGAGCATAGTTACGGGGGAGCCATTGACCTGACCGAAACAAAACGCTCACCGGGATCAACACTTAAACCATTCCTTTACGCACTTGCTTTTGATCAGGGAAAACTAACTCCTCAAACTTTTCTCTATGATATTCCCGTAGATTATTCAGGCTATTCACCGGAAAATTATGACCGAACATGGAAGGGACAGATTACGGTAAAGCAGGCTCTTGCAAAATCTCTAAATGTTCCTGCGGTCAATACGCTGGCGCTTACAGGAGTTGCTGAATTTATCGACCTTCTAAAAGAAGGAGGGATCAGTACTCTTGATAAATCACCCATGCAATATGGTCTGCCGCTTGCTCTCGGAGGCTGCGAAATAAAACTAACCGAGCTTACAAATCTTTATGCATCCCTTGCTGATCATGGCAGATATAGGCAATTATCGTTCACCCCGGCAAACAAAAAAATTGAAACACAACTTATATCTCCCGAAGCAGCATGGATGACAATAAACATTCTTTCATCAGTAACCAGGCCGGATATGAATGAAACATGGATGCTGACCAGAGATATGCCCGAAACAGCATGGAAAACAGGAACATCTTTTGGACACAGGGATGCATGGGCTCTAGGAATTTCCGGAGATTACGCCATAGGAGTATGGGTAGGAAATCCTGACGGCAGACCGCGTAAAGGAATATCAGGAGCAATGCATGCAGGGCCGATTCTATTTGATCTGCTTCGCACAGCTGCACCCGGCGGCAAGTTACCGCCCAGCCCAGAAGGCTCAGGTATAACGGAAGTTAAGGTCTGCGCTCACAGCCACCAGTTACCAGGACCATTTTGTACAGAACTCGCAACCATGCAGATTTTAGCAGGAAAAACAGTGCTGCATCCGTGCAAACTGTGCCGACAGATTTTTGTTGATGCAAGGTCCGGCTACCGCCTGTCCGGTGAATGTCTTGACCGCCAGAATATAAGAAAAAAAATCATCCGCACAATTCCTGCAAAACTTGCACACTGGCGTTCTGAAAACAATCTGGAAGTTCCGCAAATGCCGCCACTTGCTCCTGATTGTGATCTTATTCCGGCTGGTATAGCCCCCCAAATCATCTCTCCGGCGACCAATACTCCCTACTTGCTACGCAAGGATACCCCACTTAAATTCCAGAAAATATCCCTTAAAGCTGAAGCAGGATCTGACAGTGGAAGACTACACTGGTTTCTGGACGGACGTTTAATTGGGGAAGGGCCGTCTGATAAGAAACTGTTCGCTGAAGTAGGAATAGGGAGGCACAGAATTTCTGTTTCCGATGAAATAGGAAGAACTGACTCTGTAAAGTTCGAGGTAAGATGA
- a CDS encoding double-cubane-cluster-containing anaerobic reductase: MTQPSYKEMWENLNLDIEAHDGLLEVLGKFYGDIYMSQQGRLQGMEYLDFVLSEVHGLRIKELMDAKAQGRKIIGTFCVFVPEELSLAVDAIQVGLCAGADAGTEAAETIVPRNTCALIKSFIGFKMAKICPYTESCDLIIGETTCDGKKKAYEAFGEMAPMHIMEIPQRKEASDRELWKSEVLRFKDELEKITGKKITAESLKQGIKTVNDKRRALQRLNTLRAATPTPISGRDVLLINQVSFYDDPVRFTQSINTLCDQIEERIAKNEGIVPENTPRLMLAGCPMAVPNWKLPYIIESSGAVVVSEESCIGTRNTRDLVDESGETVEEMIDAICERYMKIDCACFTPNNERLDNIKKLAEETKVDGVIHYSLMFCQPYTHETFKVEKTLAESEVPMLAIETDYSMEDVEQLKTRVEAFVEMIS; this comes from the coding sequence ATGACACAGCCATCTTATAAAGAAATGTGGGAAAATCTTAATCTTGATATTGAGGCTCATGACGGGCTTCTGGAAGTACTTGGTAAATTCTATGGTGATATATACATGAGCCAGCAGGGTCGCTTGCAGGGCATGGAATATTTAGATTTCGTTCTTTCCGAAGTACACGGACTTAGAATCAAGGAGCTTATGGATGCCAAAGCCCAAGGCCGCAAAATAATCGGAACGTTCTGTGTTTTTGTTCCGGAAGAACTCTCTCTTGCTGTAGATGCTATTCAAGTAGGCCTTTGCGCAGGGGCTGATGCCGGTACTGAAGCAGCAGAAACAATTGTTCCCCGTAACACATGTGCTCTCATTAAATCTTTTATCGGTTTTAAAATGGCAAAGATTTGCCCCTACACAGAATCATGTGACCTGATCATTGGCGAAACCACTTGTGACGGCAAAAAGAAAGCATATGAAGCATTCGGTGAGATGGCACCAATGCATATTATGGAAATCCCCCAGCGCAAAGAAGCTTCTGACAGAGAACTCTGGAAATCAGAAGTACTCCGTTTTAAAGATGAGTTGGAAAAAATTACCGGTAAAAAGATTACTGCCGAATCACTCAAGCAAGGTATTAAAACAGTTAATGACAAAAGACGTGCTCTCCAGCGTCTCAACACCCTGCGTGCGGCAACACCAACACCAATTTCAGGCCGTGATGTTCTGCTCATTAATCAGGTCAGCTTTTATGACGATCCAGTCCGCTTCACACAGTCAATAAATACCCTCTGCGACCAGATAGAAGAACGCATTGCCAAAAACGAAGGTATCGTACCCGAAAATACACCTCGTCTTATGCTGGCAGGCTGTCCTATGGCAGTACCGAACTGGAAACTGCCTTATATTATTGAAAGCTCAGGTGCTGTAGTTGTGTCAGAAGAATCCTGTATCGGAACTCGTAACACTCGTGATTTAGTAGATGAATCAGGCGAAACTGTTGAAGAAATGATTGATGCCATCTGTGAACGTTATATGAAAATAGACTGTGCATGCTTCACTCCTAACAACGAACGACTGGACAACATCAAAAAGCTTGCCGAAGAAACAAAAGTAGATGGAGTAATTCACTATTCACTTATGTTTTGTCAGCCATACACCCACGAGACTTTCAAAGTGGAAAAGACTCTGGCTGAATCAGAAGTTCCAATGCTGGCTATTGAGACAGATTACAGCATGGAAGATGTTGAACAGCTGAAAACCAGAGTTGAAGCATTTGTTGAGATGATCTCATAA
- a CDS encoding acyl-CoA dehydratase activase: MIAGIDIGSRSMELVVLDGDKIILKRKLPTTFDPASQIKKIMDGVKVDLISATGYGRKLMTEELTGTPCTSLTEIKAYALGISHLFPEARTILDIGGQDTKAISLFKNGKVAKFEMNDRCAAGTGKFLEHLSTVFQIPIEDFGSYALEGSEPLQINSMCTVFAETEATSLMAQGKNPHDIALGLHGSIVRRTTNMLNRVGLVEPLVFAGGVANNSCVIKMLQDSLFINPLIPDEPDFAGALGAALFGRSQQKIL, encoded by the coding sequence ATGATTGCAGGAATTGACATTGGCTCGCGGTCAATGGAACTGGTCGTGCTTGACGGTGATAAAATTATCTTGAAACGCAAACTTCCGACGACCTTTGACCCGGCTTCACAGATTAAAAAAATTATGGACGGCGTGAAAGTCGATCTTATTTCTGCAACAGGATACGGCCGTAAACTCATGACCGAAGAGCTTACTGGTACACCCTGCACCTCCCTTACCGAAATTAAAGCTTATGCTCTTGGGATATCACATCTGTTCCCCGAAGCCCGTACCATTCTTGATATCGGCGGACAGGACACCAAGGCTATATCTCTATTTAAAAACGGTAAAGTTGCTAAGTTCGAGATGAATGACCGCTGCGCAGCCGGTACAGGAAAATTTCTGGAACACCTTTCCACGGTTTTCCAAATACCGATTGAAGACTTTGGTTCATATGCTCTTGAAGGCAGTGAACCTCTACAAATCAACAGCATGTGTACTGTTTTTGCTGAGACAGAGGCGACTTCACTTATGGCCCAAGGTAAAAATCCGCACGATATAGCTCTTGGACTGCACGGATCTATTGTTCGGCGAACAACCAATATGCTGAACAGAGTCGGACTTGTTGAACCATTGGTCTTTGCCGGAGGAGTGGCAAATAACAGTTGTGTTATCAAGATGTTACAAGACTCTTTATTTATAAATCCCCTCATTCCTGATGAGCCGGATTTTGCTGGAGCACTCGGTGCAGCACTATTTGGACGCTCTCAGCAAAAAATTCTTTAA